A genome region from Bacteroides sp. includes the following:
- a CDS encoding TolC family protein: MKQSFAIIITVLFSTMSFAQTLDDYFKIAADNNPGLQAVFKEYEAALQKVPQVNALPDPVFSFGYFFSPAETRVGPQRAKFSLTQMFPWLGTLKARGDAAALLAEAKFQDFIDSRNNLFFRVAAAYYPLYELKEWIRIEEENISILESYKSIATQKFKNGTGTMVDVLRVDIMLQDAQTDLRILRNKEKPLMTTFNMLLNRPENEMVKINEALEPEILIDHFREDSLIAANPMLKALDLKLQAGKAAELASQKQGLPQFGLGLDYVMVGERNDMTLTDNGKDILMPMISVSIPIFRNKFKASVKEAQFMQESYTYQKEELANILTSDYEMAWFEVQQQEQLMKLYEQQIQTSQQSLNLLFTSYGNSGKEFEEVLRMQQQLLKFRKLRSAALTQYQVAVAKINYLTSKAYKYENPG, translated from the coding sequence ATGAAACAATCTTTTGCAATAATAATAACAGTGCTATTCAGTACGATGAGTTTTGCTCAAACACTGGACGACTATTTTAAAATTGCCGCCGACAATAACCCGGGCTTACAAGCTGTCTTCAAAGAGTATGAAGCAGCTTTACAAAAAGTGCCACAGGTGAATGCCCTACCCGACCCTGTTTTCTCGTTCGGTTATTTTTTTTCACCGGCAGAAACAAGGGTAGGCCCTCAGCGGGCAAAATTTTCGCTTACGCAGATGTTCCCCTGGCTTGGGACCCTTAAAGCTCGGGGAGATGCCGCAGCCTTATTGGCTGAAGCCAAATTTCAAGACTTTATTGATTCACGAAACAACCTTTTTTTCCGTGTGGCTGCTGCATATTATCCATTATATGAATTAAAGGAGTGGATTCGTATTGAGGAGGAAAATATCAGCATTCTTGAATCCTATAAATCCATTGCGACCCAAAAGTTTAAAAACGGAACCGGAACCATGGTGGATGTATTGCGTGTGGATATCATGCTGCAAGATGCTCAAACCGACCTGAGAATTCTCAGGAATAAAGAAAAACCGCTAATGACCACTTTCAATATGTTGCTAAACAGGCCTGAAAACGAAATGGTCAAAATCAATGAGGCTTTGGAACCGGAAATCCTTATAGATCATTTCAGAGAAGATTCATTGATTGCAGCAAATCCAATGTTAAAAGCCCTGGATTTAAAACTTCAGGCAGGCAAGGCCGCAGAGCTTGCTTCACAAAAACAGGGCCTTCCCCAATTTGGGCTTGGACTGGATTATGTCATGGTGGGCGAACGCAACGATATGACATTGACCGATAATGGAAAAGATATACTCATGCCCATGATAAGCGTTAGTATCCCCATTTTCAGAAACAAGTTTAAGGCTTCCGTTAAAGAAGCTCAATTCATGCAGGAAAGCTATACTTATCAGAAAGAAGAATTAGCCAACATACTCACCTCAGATTACGAGATGGCCTGGTTTGAAGTTCAGCAGCAGGAGCAGCTAATGAAGCTATACGAACAGCAAATACAAACATCGCAACAATCGCTGAATTTGCTCTTTACTTCCTATGGAAATTCAGGAAAGGAGTTTGAAGAAGTATTAAGGATGCAACAACAATTGTTGAAATTCCGGAAATTGAGATCTGCGGCTTTAACGCAATATCAGGTTGCTGTAGCAAAAATCAATTACTTAACATCAAAAGCATATAAATATGAAAACCCCGGATAA
- a CDS encoding efflux RND transporter periplasmic adaptor subunit: MKTPDKKTIIIVAATLVIGLLAGWLIFGGNNSNSHDDHQHLETEIAGETVWTCSMHPQIRQDEPGDCPICGMDLIPLEGEPDSEVDPMAVSMSPTAMQLASVSTALVGKMNPVKQVRLNGKIQADERLVYSQSSHIPGRIEKLLVNFTGEFVSRGQTIAYVYSPDLATAQEELFEAQKIAETQPQLFAAAKEKLKNWKISDNQIEGILNSGRIQEEFPVQADVSGYVTKKMINLGDYVRGGETIYEIADLSKVWVLFDVYESDMVWVKKGDHVEFSIASLPGEKFEGTISYLDPMIDPRTRVAKARVEYNNANGRLKPEMFASGVFKAELTGKQNSLVVPKTAVMWTGKRSVVYIKSGSEQGVHFSMREITLGPALGNSYIVESGLQEGEEIAVNGTFSIDAAAQLAGKPSMMSPEGGQAMTGHDHGGRDTGGSASPENHEGITDAGGSNNFSVDEKARDALQPLYDAYLQWKDALTNDHFKEAQEMASSMKAALDKIDMNLFKDEAHNAWMDYHGTLDNSLEHVQHLSEIEQLREAFQTASVTMIEMTNAFSPLKESIYVQHCPMADSNKGADWLSLEKEIRNPYFGSSMLTCGEVTKEIK; this comes from the coding sequence ATGAAAACCCCGGATAAAAAAACAATAATTATAGTCGCAGCCACTTTGGTAATTGGTTTGTTGGCGGGATGGTTGATTTTTGGCGGCAATAATAGCAATTCGCATGACGACCATCAACACCTTGAAACTGAAATAGCCGGTGAGACTGTCTGGACTTGCTCCATGCATCCGCAGATCCGCCAGGATGAACCGGGCGACTGCCCCATTTGCGGAATGGATTTGATTCCCCTGGAAGGTGAGCCAGATAGTGAAGTAGATCCGATGGCGGTTTCAATGTCGCCGACAGCCATGCAATTAGCCAGTGTAAGTACTGCCCTTGTCGGAAAAATGAATCCGGTAAAGCAGGTACGTCTGAATGGGAAGATACAAGCCGATGAACGTTTGGTATATTCGCAATCATCGCATATCCCGGGGAGGATAGAGAAATTACTGGTGAATTTTACGGGTGAATTTGTGAGTAGGGGACAAACTATTGCCTATGTTTATTCACCCGATCTGGCAACAGCCCAGGAAGAATTGTTTGAAGCTCAGAAAATAGCAGAAACACAACCACAATTATTTGCTGCTGCCAAAGAAAAATTGAAAAACTGGAAAATTTCGGATAATCAGATTGAAGGGATACTGAATTCAGGAAGGATTCAGGAAGAATTCCCAGTGCAAGCCGATGTTTCAGGTTATGTAACGAAAAAAATGATAAACCTTGGCGATTATGTTCGTGGAGGAGAAACCATTTATGAAATAGCCGACCTTTCTAAAGTTTGGGTATTGTTTGATGTGTATGAATCGGACATGGTATGGGTAAAAAAAGGCGATCATGTAGAATTCTCCATAGCTTCCCTGCCGGGAGAAAAATTTGAGGGCACAATTTCCTACCTCGACCCGATGATTGATCCAAGAACCAGGGTGGCAAAAGCAAGGGTAGAGTATAACAATGCCAATGGGAGACTAAAACCTGAAATGTTTGCTTCAGGCGTGTTTAAAGCCGAACTGACCGGCAAACAAAATTCACTTGTTGTGCCAAAAACAGCCGTGATGTGGACAGGTAAACGCTCCGTGGTTTACATCAAGTCTGGCTCAGAACAAGGCGTTCATTTTTCCATGCGTGAAATTACTTTGGGCCCTGCCTTGGGTAATAGTTATATTGTGGAAAGCGGGCTTCAGGAAGGGGAAGAAATTGCTGTGAACGGCACATTCAGCATAGATGCTGCCGCACAGCTGGCCGGGAAACCCAGCATGATGAGCCCCGAAGGAGGACAGGCAATGACCGGTCACGACCACGGGGGCAGGGACACAGGAGGAAGTGCATCACCCGAAAATCATGAAGGGATAACTGATGCAGGAGGATCAAACAACTTCTCTGTTGACGAAAAAGCCCGGGATGCTTTACAGCCTTTATATGATGCATACCTGCAGTGGAAAGATGCCTTAACCAACGATCATTTTAAAGAAGCTCAAGAAATGGCATCCAGCATGAAGGCTGCATTGGATAAAATCGATATGAACCTCTTTAAGGACGAGGCCCATAATGCCTGGATGGATTACCACGGGACACTGGACAACAGCTTGGAACATGTTCAGCATCTCTCGGAAATTGAACAGTTGCGAGAAGCCTTCCAAACCGCTTCTGTCACCATGATTGAAATGACCAATGCATTTAGTCCGCTCAAAGAATCCATTTACGTGCAACACTGTCCCATGGCCGATAGCAACAAAGGCGCTGACTGGCTGAGCTTGGAAAAAGAAATCAGAAACCCTTACTTCGGGAGCTCTATGCTGACATGCGGAGAGGTGACAAAAGAAATTAAATAA
- a CDS encoding DUF4256 domain-containing protein, which translates to MESKEKKLPPKQGEKLLELLKARFEKNMNRHKGISWAEVQDRLLAHPEKLWSLNEMESTGGEPDVVGVDEKTKAIIFIDCSLQSPKGRRSLCYDREALEARKEHKPAGSAVDAANEMDIELLNGEQYRHLQLFGPFDTKTSSWLLTPDGIRQLGGALFGDYRYGQVFIYHNGAESYYGARGFRGMLKV; encoded by the coding sequence ATGGAAAGCAAAGAAAAAAAATTACCCCCAAAGCAAGGGGAAAAACTATTAGAGCTATTGAAAGCCCGCTTTGAGAAGAACATGAACCGTCATAAGGGAATCAGCTGGGCAGAGGTGCAAGATAGGTTATTGGCTCATCCTGAAAAGTTGTGGTCGCTGAATGAGATGGAAAGCACGGGCGGTGAGCCAGATGTAGTAGGGGTTGATGAAAAGACCAAGGCCATCATTTTTATTGATTGTTCCCTCCAAAGTCCAAAGGGCCGCAGGAGCCTGTGCTACGACCGGGAAGCCCTTGAAGCCAGGAAAGAGCATAAACCTGCCGGAAGTGCTGTGGATGCCGCAAACGAAATGGACATAGAATTGTTGAACGGGGAGCAATACCGACATCTTCAACTATTTGGGCCTTTCGACACCAAGACCTCAAGCTGGCTGCTGACCCCTGATGGGATCAGGCAACTGGGCGGGGCTTTGTTTGGCGATTACCGCTATGGCCAGGTGTTCATTTACCACAATGGCGCTGAATCCTATTATGGGGCAAGGGGTTTCAGGGGGATGCTGAAGGTTTAA
- a CDS encoding GyrI-like domain-containing protein translates to MDEIKALNKEYVSRINRTFDYIETNLEKPMTLEELAGVANFSKFHFNRIFHSIVGETPFQFILRIRIEKAAMLMLTNKYESISEIAYKCGFSDISIFSRNFRNYFHMSASQYRIKKGKNSNLSQADSNTHQDEERPTQYFCPELRTIKWRTKMKLNKSVEVKDLPKMTLAYIRHIGPYQGDDQLFERIWNKLFSWAGPRGLIGGEDFKSLVIYHDDPNVTLGDKLRMSVCITVPPETRVEGEIGKMEIEAAKYVIARFELTAQDFQQAWDWVFGQWFPTSGYQPDDKPCFEMYPEEPKDGKFVVDICVPVKPL, encoded by the coding sequence ATGGATGAAATCAAAGCATTGAATAAAGAGTACGTCTCGCGAATAAACAGAACCTTTGATTATATTGAAACAAATCTTGAGAAACCAATGACCCTTGAAGAATTGGCAGGGGTAGCCAATTTTTCCAAGTTTCATTTCAACAGGATCTTTCATTCCATCGTTGGAGAAACACCTTTTCAATTTATTTTAAGGATTAGGATTGAAAAGGCTGCCATGCTGATGCTGACGAATAAGTATGAAAGTATTTCCGAAATAGCCTACAAATGCGGATTTTCGGATATTTCCATTTTCTCCAGGAATTTCAGGAATTATTTTCACATGTCGGCTTCGCAATACAGGATAAAAAAAGGAAAGAATAGCAATTTAAGTCAAGCGGATAGCAATACGCATCAAGACGAAGAGCGGCCAACCCAATACTTTTGTCCCGAATTAAGAACAATTAAATGGAGGACAAAAATGAAATTAAACAAAAGTGTGGAGGTTAAAGACCTTCCAAAGATGACCCTTGCCTATATTAGGCACATTGGCCCTTATCAAGGTGATGATCAGCTATTTGAGCGGATCTGGAACAAGTTGTTTTCATGGGCAGGGCCCCGTGGACTCATTGGGGGCGAAGATTTCAAATCCCTGGTGATTTACCATGATGATCCCAATGTGACCCTGGGAGACAAGCTCAGGATGAGTGTGTGCATCACCGTTCCTCCCGAAACAAGGGTAGAGGGAGAAATCGGGAAAATGGAAATCGAAGCGGCCAAATATGTTATTGCCCGCTTTGAGCTGACAGCCCAGGACTTTCAGCAAGCATGGGATTGGGTTTTCGGGCAGTGGTTTCCGACGAGTGGTTACCAGCCGGATGACAAACCATGTTTTGAGATGTACCCTGAGGAGCCCAAAGATGGAAAATTTGTTGTGGACATCTGTGTTCCTGTAAAGCCTCTTTAA
- a CDS encoding outer membrane beta-barrel protein, whose product MKTKGIITILLLTSLALSTVAQEKEKNFGFEFSTGISQATSNPDELNLQTGFGFEGIFHYRFLPHAGIYGGWGWNRFGSEESFAGNDVCFEETGYVMGLQFKHPLENIPVSVFFRAGALYNHIEVENAAGDIIADTGHGFGWQLAAGVDLKLGKNWSLTPGLKFNHLSGDVELDNEITTINQNYLSLRVGLLKRF is encoded by the coding sequence ATGAAAACAAAAGGAATCATTACCATTCTGTTGCTTACAAGCCTAGCGCTGAGCACAGTTGCACAGGAAAAAGAAAAAAACTTCGGATTTGAATTCAGCACGGGCATTTCCCAGGCTACAAGCAATCCGGATGAACTAAACCTTCAAACGGGATTTGGATTTGAAGGCATTTTTCATTACCGCTTCCTGCCTCATGCGGGAATCTATGGAGGCTGGGGATGGAACCGTTTCGGCTCTGAAGAATCTTTTGCAGGAAATGATGTTTGCTTTGAAGAAACTGGTTATGTCATGGGTCTTCAGTTCAAGCATCCCCTTGAAAATATTCCAGTTTCAGTCTTTTTCAGGGCAGGGGCTCTTTACAACCACATTGAAGTCGAGAATGCCGCTGGTGACATTATCGCTGACACAGGCCATGGATTTGGATGGCAACTGGCAGCAGGCGTTGATTTGAAGCTGGGAAAAAACTGGAGCCTCACACCCGGGCTGAAATTCAACCATTTGTCGGGAGATGTTGAGCTGGACAATGAAATTACCACCATCAATCAAAACTATCTTTCACTCCGGGTAGGCTTATTAAAAAGGTTTTAA
- a CDS encoding alpha/beta hydrolase, protein MATVLILFLGFIFVLVVMLWLISPGHPEAFRDDQGNILKGGSLSEKVFVSIGGVQQGMFIKSRNLGNPVLLYVHGGPAFPNYFLIEKFKPGLEDYFTVCYWEQRGGGLSYSPGMDIKSMTLEQLTSDAIEVSRYLCKRFGKEKIFILAHSGGTPIALSAVKRAPEHFCAYIAMAQISNQSESEKRALEFMQKEFTARKDHRALEALAEFNGLQDPSDALAFHQSMIRDKYMHALGIGTMRNMKSIVWDIFIPSWECRAYTLEEKINIWRSKFSFLHKTNLQTEIMAANYPESIPGIEVPVFFISGKYDLTVNFDLSFDYFERLEAPYKRFFVFEHSAHSPLFEESGRFREILDHEILPAIEKTASHRQE, encoded by the coding sequence ATGGCAACTGTATTAATACTTTTCTTGGGATTCATTTTTGTCCTGGTGGTGATGCTCTGGTTGATCAGCCCGGGGCACCCCGAAGCTTTCAGGGATGATCAGGGCAATATCCTGAAGGGAGGAAGTCTTTCGGAAAAGGTTTTTGTTTCCATCGGGGGCGTTCAGCAGGGAATGTTTATTAAAAGCAGGAACCTGGGCAATCCGGTCCTGCTATATGTCCATGGAGGACCTGCTTTCCCCAATTATTTCCTGATTGAAAAATTCAAGCCTGGCCTGGAGGATTATTTCACGGTTTGCTATTGGGAGCAACGGGGCGGAGGCCTTTCTTATTCGCCGGGCATGGACATAAAAAGCATGACCCTTGAGCAGCTTACGTCCGATGCCATTGAAGTCAGCCGTTATCTGTGTAAAAGGTTTGGAAAGGAAAAGATCTTTATCCTGGCACATTCCGGAGGAACGCCGATCGCACTATCAGCCGTGAAAAGAGCTCCTGAACATTTCTGTGCATACATAGCAATGGCCCAGATCTCCAATCAGTCAGAGTCAGAGAAGAGGGCCCTTGAATTTATGCAAAAAGAATTTACGGCAAGGAAAGACCATCGCGCACTGGAAGCCCTGGCAGAATTCAACGGCCTTCAGGATCCTTCTGATGCCCTGGCTTTTCATCAGTCCATGATACGTGATAAATATATGCACGCCCTGGGAATTGGAACCATGCGAAACATGAAATCCATTGTATGGGACATTTTCATTCCTTCCTGGGAATGCAGGGCATATACCCTGGAGGAAAAGATAAATATCTGGCGATCAAAATTCTCATTTCTCCATAAGACCAATTTACAAACTGAGATAATGGCCGCCAATTATCCGGAATCCATTCCAGGAATAGAGGTCCCGGTATTTTTCATAAGCGGCAAATATGACCTGACTGTAAATTTTGATTTGTCATTCGATTATTTTGAGCGACTGGAGGCTCCATACAAACGGTTTTTTGTGTTTGAGCATTCAGCTCACAGCCCTCTTTTTGAGGAATCCGGGCGTTTCAGGGAAATTCTGGACCATGAAATCCTGCCAGCCATTGAAAAGACTGCCAGCCACAGGCAGGAATAG
- a CDS encoding type II CAAX endopeptidase family protein — protein sequence MATDPLTPTRVYKPFTFFLLTFLITWVSWFTSAFLSFNAENQVFYILAMLPGLVAPFAIALWLIYSSKHRFLRKGFKEKLFNLRLIKPSMLPAIFLLMPALVVISIAISTLFGQSWNQLRFSEGFSFSAGSIPVLLILFLAASFEELGWRSYAMDSINERLNYFKSTIIFGILWAFWHLPLFFIKDYYQYQLLQTNVLFAINFMVSILPLAFIISWVCRTNSGSITAAILFHFLINISQEALQMTQITKCIETFVLILVAAAIVIWKKEMFFSRKD from the coding sequence ATGGCAACCGATCCATTAACCCCAACCCGGGTTTACAAACCCTTTACCTTTTTCCTGTTAACCTTCCTGATCACCTGGGTATCCTGGTTTACCTCGGCCTTTCTGAGTTTTAATGCAGAGAACCAGGTATTTTATATCCTGGCAATGCTCCCGGGATTAGTAGCTCCTTTTGCCATTGCCCTTTGGCTGATTTATTCATCAAAACACAGATTCTTAAGGAAAGGCTTTAAGGAAAAACTTTTTAACCTGCGACTGATAAAGCCCTCAATGCTGCCGGCCATTTTTCTGTTAATGCCAGCGTTGGTTGTCATTTCAATTGCCATCTCAACCCTTTTTGGACAATCGTGGAATCAGCTTAGGTTTTCGGAGGGTTTCTCCTTTTCAGCCGGCTCAATCCCTGTCCTGCTGATTCTTTTCCTTGCCGCGAGTTTTGAGGAGTTGGGCTGGCGAAGCTATGCCATGGACAGCATCAACGAAAGGCTTAACTATTTCAAGTCTACCATCATTTTTGGCATTCTCTGGGCCTTTTGGCACTTACCGCTATTTTTCATCAAGGACTATTACCAATACCAGCTCTTGCAAACAAACGTGCTGTTTGCCATCAACTTTATGGTCAGCATTTTACCGCTGGCTTTTATCATCAGCTGGGTTTGCAGGACCAATTCCGGCAGCATTACGGCCGCCATCCTGTTTCACTTCCTGATCAACATCTCTCAGGAAGCCTTGCAGATGACTCAAATTACCAAATGCATTGAAACCTTTGTCCTGATTTTGGTAGCCGCGGCAATCGTCATCTGGAAGAAGGAAATGTTCTTTAGCCGAAAGGATTAA